One genomic region from Flagellimonas oceani encodes:
- a CDS encoding fibronectin type III domain-containing protein: MYISNTKLTNFSLLFVFTLIFSCSSGEDSESPLPEPPVSEVTCEGPITLSIDAIGSDYINLSWSTEGDYSEYDMEYGLTGFTIGQGTRIQAGTTSVELQNLAPNSEYDVYVRGVCSNSKGEWTIGSTFITLKDANIFEGNVTLRNQNEVEAFGAKGYTKINGSLIITGFVKPSEPYIVDLSSLKSLNEITGALSIEDTSLELLDGLDNIESVGQLWLSWNSELTSIEALGSLKKITGYSDMENVNYPAVLRVYLCSKLKNLESLHNIQEVDYLIIESNRELTSIYGLQGIINVAKDVTIKSNGKLKSLNGLNQLTSIGGNFYLSNKGLESLDGLENLETIGQKFSIEGNNELVSISAIENLNFVDELFLSTNLKLASIEGINLDIVQTKLTIGYSGKFTDLSGISAENTTASIAVVHCYNLTSLKGLESLIMANEIEIWDNPVLESLSGLNGLRTIQDRVYIDDNGVLANFCDLDGLINMGGFSGEWNVSNNLHNPTLEDMKNGICK; encoded by the coding sequence ATGTACATTTCAAATACCAAACTGACCAATTTTTCCCTACTATTTGTTTTCACTTTAATTTTCTCTTGTTCAAGTGGTGAAGATTCAGAGTCTCCACTGCCCGAACCACCCGTTTCTGAGGTAACATGTGAGGGTCCAATAACCTTGTCTATTGACGCAATAGGCAGTGATTACATAAACCTAAGCTGGTCCACAGAGGGTGATTACTCAGAATATGATATGGAATATGGTTTAACAGGGTTTACCATTGGACAGGGAACAAGAATACAAGCTGGCACAACATCAGTTGAACTTCAAAACCTGGCACCAAATTCTGAATATGACGTTTATGTCCGTGGAGTTTGTTCAAACAGTAAAGGGGAATGGACAATTGGTTCAACTTTTATAACGCTAAAGGATGCAAATATTTTTGAAGGAAATGTTACTCTAAGGAACCAAAATGAAGTTGAAGCATTTGGTGCCAAGGGCTATACAAAAATCAATGGAAGTCTAATTATAACTGGATTCGTGAAACCTTCAGAACCATATATTGTTGATTTAAGTTCATTGAAAAGTTTAAATGAAATAACAGGAGCACTGAGCATTGAGGACACAAGCTTAGAACTTTTAGATGGGCTGGACAATATAGAATCTGTTGGACAGCTCTGGTTATCTTGGAATAGTGAACTAACATCAATCGAGGCTTTAGGCAGTCTAAAAAAAATAACAGGATATAGTGATATGGAAAATGTTAATTACCCAGCAGTACTAAGAGTTTATCTTTGTTCCAAGTTGAAGAATCTTGAGTCTCTGCATAATATCCAAGAGGTTGATTATCTCATCATCGAATCCAATCGTGAATTGACTAGTATCTACGGTTTACAAGGCATTATAAATGTTGCCAAGGATGTTACAATAAAAAGCAATGGTAAGTTGAAATCATTAAATGGCTTAAATCAACTTACTAGTATAGGAGGAAATTTTTATTTGTCCAATAAAGGACTGGAGTCGTTGGATGGACTTGAAAATTTGGAAACTATTGGACAAAAGTTTTCAATTGAGGGCAACAATGAATTAGTTTCTATTTCGGCCATTGAAAATCTTAATTTTGTCGATGAATTATTTCTGAGTACAAATCTCAAATTGGCAAGTATAGAAGGCATAAACCTGGATATTGTCCAAACTAAGCTAACGATAGGTTACAGTGGAAAATTTACCGACTTAAGCGGTATTTCTGCTGAAAATACAACTGCTAGTATAGCTGTTGTTCACTGTTATAATCTTACTTCACTCAAAGGACTGGAATCATTGATTATGGCAAATGAGATTGAAATATGGGATAACCCCGTATTGGAAAGCCTATCTGGACTTAATGGTCTTAGAACAATTCAAGATAGGGTTTATATAGATGATAACGGCGTTCTTGCCAATTTCTGTGACCTAGATGGTTTAATCAATATGGGTGGGTTCTCAGGTGAATGGAATGTTTCCAACAACTTACATAACCCCACTCTTGAGGATATGAAGAATGGTATTTGTAAATAG
- a CDS encoding DUF4932 domain-containing protein, producing MRFNIYLLGIIVLLFGCKSENRNHEKEEIVEKQVQVDLNPNIHTSHIVEMFVWPGEYPTRPMCVAAQMYFEPFKDHPAIKLSDSLLQNEIFYFDELTEILLYLDDFPSTNFKYSLDNSPYSNRTGIINEWIKKLSEFYIDANVESFLNENKAFYNGARQEVLNNLPPKDFVKQMEEYYREKKIRYTIIPAPEMPTGGAYGYRGIGPYVYTPDGMLIYQIISASLPVEKDSISNKYEYFGFDNEKFILRNSYHEFGHAFVNTILDKNENKILLNRYENLFTPELQNVMGAQNYDNWFDCIAEHLVRLGEIRLAERSGNEKWAKELRKYHTKELNFIFLPQFEAKIKEYEQNDSFKSFEKFLPILLKELDYFDSEKIKSLIKKSTS from the coding sequence ATGAGATTTAATATTTATCTATTAGGGATCATTGTACTTCTTTTCGGTTGTAAATCAGAGAACCGCAATCATGAAAAAGAAGAAATTGTCGAAAAGCAAGTCCAAGTAGATTTAAATCCCAATATTCATACTTCCCATATTGTAGAAATGTTCGTTTGGCCCGGCGAATATCCAACACGTCCTATGTGTGTTGCAGCCCAAATGTATTTTGAACCTTTTAAGGACCATCCTGCAATTAAACTTTCCGATAGTTTATTGCAAAACGAAATATTCTACTTTGACGAACTAACTGAAATCCTATTGTACCTAGATGATTTTCCAAGTACGAACTTCAAGTATTCACTTGATAATTCACCATATTCAAATAGAACAGGAATTATTAATGAATGGATAAAAAAGTTGTCCGAATTCTATATCGATGCAAATGTGGAATCTTTCTTGAATGAAAACAAGGCATTTTATAATGGTGCGAGACAAGAAGTATTGAACAATTTGCCTCCAAAAGATTTTGTCAAACAAATGGAAGAATACTACCGAGAGAAAAAAATAAGATATACGATTATACCTGCTCCTGAAATGCCTACTGGTGGCGCATATGGGTATAGAGGAATTGGTCCGTATGTGTACACTCCTGATGGAATGTTGATTTACCAAATAATAAGTGCTTCCTTACCAGTAGAAAAAGATAGTATTTCCAATAAATACGAGTATTTTGGTTTTGACAATGAAAAATTCATCCTGCGTAATTCATATCATGAGTTCGGTCACGCATTTGTGAATACAATACTGGATAAAAATGAAAATAAAATACTTCTTAACAGGTATGAGAATTTATTCACCCCTGAACTTCAAAATGTTATGGGAGCACAAAACTATGATAATTGGTTTGACTGCATCGCAGAACATCTAGTTCGATTAGGAGAAATAAGATTAGCTGAAAGGAGCGGTAATGAAAAATGGGCAAAAGAATTACGCAAATACCACACTAAAGAGTTGAATTTTATTTTTTTACCGCAATTTGAGGCCAAAATCAAGGAATACGAACAAAACGATAGTTTTAAAAGTTTTGAGAAGTTTTTGCCAATTCTCTTGAAAGAACTAGACTATTTTGATTCAGAAAAGATAAAGAGCTTAATAAAAAAAAGCACATCGTAA
- a CDS encoding ribbon-helix-helix domain-containing protein — translation MATIRKSLTITAAQEEWIKLQIENGGFANDSEYMRHLIRLDEERNREFLITKAAIQDGYDSGISSKIRSVDEIIEAAIVRKKNRNA, via the coding sequence ATGGCAACAATAAGAAAATCATTAACTATAACTGCTGCCCAGGAAGAGTGGATTAAATTACAAATCGAGAATGGTGGCTTCGCAAACGATAGTGAGTACATGCGACATCTAATACGATTAGATGAGGAGCGCAATAGGGAGTTTCTAATCACTAAGGCGGCCATACAAGATGGTTATGATAGTGGCATAAGTTCTAAAATCAGGTCTGTTGATGAAATTATTGAAGCTGCGATAGTTCGTAAAAAGAACAGAAATGCCTAG
- a CDS encoding type II toxin-antitoxin system RelE/ParE family toxin has product MPRYYLSSKADDDIDDIVDYTLETWGESQTHIYVTELYQFLQTLADNPDFGRSASEFAALLRRYNYKAHTIFYEPIEKGIFVVRILGQVRDFKRHL; this is encoded by the coding sequence ATGCCTAGATATTATTTATCGTCCAAAGCGGATGACGATATCGATGATATAGTGGATTATACCTTGGAAACTTGGGGGGAATCACAGACCCATATCTATGTTACCGAATTATACCAATTTTTACAAACTCTGGCAGATAATCCCGATTTTGGTCGAAGTGCTTCAGAATTTGCAGCTCTACTTAGAAGATACAACTATAAGGCGCACACAATTTTTTATGAACCAATTGAAAAGGGCATATTCGTTGTTCGCATTTTAGGACAGGTAAGAGATTTCAAAAGACATCTATAA
- a CDS encoding recombinase family protein has translation MGLEVFSQFAKKEKGRIIGKNNTAVIYTRVSSKEQFDNNASLTTQLKYCQEYAIRKELEVLEYFGGTYESAKSDERREFQRMLSYVKRRKNIGYIIVYSYDRFSRTGANGAYISEQLKKQGVAVISATQEIDVTTSAGTFQENLYHMFSHFDNQIRRDKSITGMREKLRRGHWTGAYPFGYTNTNPGKGKIPNFVISEKGRLLKQAFLWKANSNMSHVEIAKRLKEKGLDMHAKRLTDLFRNPFYCGLIVNSLIPGEVIQGKHEALISKEMFLKIHNLLHAGEPPKKYSFDDENLPLKMFVRSSACGTPYTGYIVKKKGLYYYKNRRKGSKENRSANKLHKEFLNLLGRFTIADKKYIEPLTDIIHDTLIDKNQEALEDQKRLAKELGQLKERIATLERRYVVLNEITKSQYNLFMPELKAEQRELEMKLENGGINSSNLKKSVKLALGYACNLPVLWKLGNLETKRAIQYMVFPDGIGYDFKNKAVRTFRVNEIFGAISSFSGNLKEIKNGNFHSICEKSRLVTQGGFEPHPLALKFIDLCLAYV, from the coding sequence ATGGGCCTAGAGGTATTCAGTCAATTTGCGAAAAAAGAAAAAGGAAGGATAATAGGAAAGAACAATACGGCGGTCATCTACACCCGTGTTTCCAGTAAGGAGCAATTTGACAACAATGCCAGCCTGACGACACAACTCAAATATTGCCAGGAATATGCAATTCGAAAAGAATTGGAAGTATTGGAATATTTTGGGGGAACCTATGAATCCGCAAAGAGCGATGAGCGCAGGGAGTTCCAAAGAATGCTCAGCTATGTCAAAAGGAGAAAGAACATCGGTTATATCATCGTCTATTCCTATGATAGATTTTCCAGAACAGGTGCGAACGGTGCCTATATCAGCGAGCAGTTAAAAAAGCAGGGAGTGGCCGTTATATCGGCCACCCAGGAAATCGATGTGACCACAAGTGCGGGTACGTTCCAGGAAAACCTGTACCACATGTTCTCCCACTTCGATAACCAGATCCGTAGGGACAAATCCATTACGGGAATGCGGGAGAAACTGAGAAGGGGCCATTGGACCGGTGCCTATCCATTTGGATACACCAATACGAATCCCGGTAAGGGGAAGATCCCGAATTTTGTGATCTCGGAGAAAGGAAGATTGCTCAAACAGGCTTTTTTATGGAAAGCTAACTCCAATATGTCCCATGTCGAGATTGCAAAGCGATTGAAAGAAAAGGGGCTGGACATGCATGCAAAAAGATTGACGGACCTTTTCAGGAACCCGTTCTATTGTGGGCTTATCGTGAACAGCCTTATTCCCGGTGAAGTCATCCAAGGGAAACACGAGGCCCTCATATCGAAAGAAATGTTTCTCAAGATCCACAATCTGCTCCATGCAGGTGAACCACCGAAGAAATATTCGTTCGATGACGAAAACCTGCCATTGAAAATGTTTGTCAGATCTTCGGCCTGTGGAACGCCCTACACTGGATATATTGTGAAGAAAAAGGGCCTATACTATTACAAGAACAGACGCAAGGGCAGCAAGGAGAACAGAAGTGCCAATAAGCTCCATAAAGAATTTTTAAACCTATTGGGCAGGTTTACAATTGCCGACAAAAAGTATATCGAACCTTTGACCGATATCATACATGACACCTTGATAGATAAAAACCAAGAGGCACTTGAAGATCAAAAGCGGTTGGCCAAAGAACTCGGCCAACTTAAAGAACGGATAGCCACATTGGAGAGAAGATATGTCGTGCTGAACGAGATCACAAAGTCCCAGTACAATCTTTTCATGCCGGAACTGAAAGCCGAACAAAGGGAGCTGGAGATGAAATTGGAAAATGGGGGAATAAATAGTTCGAACCTCAAAAAGTCCGTAAAATTGGCACTTGGTTATGCCTGCAACCTCCCTGTATTGTGGAAGTTAGGCAATCTGGAAACGAAAAGGGCCATACAATATATGGTGTTCCCAGACGGGATTGGGTATGACTTCAAAAACAAAGCAGTTCGAACTTTTCGGGTCAATGAAATTTTTGGCGCAATCAGTTCGTTTTCAGGTAATTTGAAGGAAATAAAAAACGGGAATTTCCACTCGATTTGTGAAAAATCCCGTTTAGTGACCCAGGGAGGATTCGAACCCCATCCGCTAGCCCTTAAGTTTATTGACTTGTGCCTTGCTTATGTTTAG
- a CDS encoding Fic family protein produces MGTIQETFRKYKELNLTMSFEEEREMLFSYVHLTNKLEGNKLTLAQTTQLLSTDTISGNNIRTKDILEQKGMYKALVRMLNAVRAKEELSTSLMIELNWLVIGNLWKLDDFYIDAKQKGQEPGNFKVSNNLIQISRGSKVIERMEPLSSPDNVSENMDRLVAQVEKSTASEIKKAAFLAQELWLHQPFVDGNKRTGRLLINFLTMKKGFPLFVFDDKSINYNSTLVEQYLENRPGLVERYIEDALLKRMNKAIDLKQHKGKDRGFRMVL; encoded by the coding sequence ATGGGAACAATACAGGAAACATTTCGGAAGTACAAAGAGTTGAACCTTACCATGTCGTTTGAAGAGGAAAGGGAAATGCTTTTCAGTTATGTCCATTTGACCAATAAACTGGAGGGCAACAAGCTCACCTTGGCACAGACCACCCAATTGTTGTCCACCGATACCATTTCGGGAAACAATATCAGGACAAAGGACATTTTGGAACAAAAGGGAATGTACAAGGCCTTGGTACGAATGCTCAATGCCGTTAGGGCCAAGGAGGAACTCTCCACATCCCTAATGATAGAATTGAACTGGTTGGTGATAGGCAACCTATGGAAATTGGACGATTTCTATATCGATGCCAAACAAAAGGGCCAGGAACCGGGCAATTTCAAGGTGAGCAACAACCTTATCCAAATAAGTCGGGGCAGCAAGGTGATTGAACGTATGGAACCCTTGAGCTCTCCCGATAATGTTTCCGAGAACATGGACAGACTGGTGGCGCAGGTCGAAAAAAGTACCGCATCTGAAATCAAGAAGGCAGCCTTTTTGGCACAGGAACTTTGGCTCCACCAACCCTTTGTGGACGGCAACAAAAGGACCGGAAGACTACTGATAAATTTTTTGACGATGAAGAAGGGCTTTCCCCTGTTCGTGTTCGACGACAAGAGCATCAATTACAATTCAACCTTGGTAGAGCAATATTTGGAAAACAGACCGGGACTTGTTGAACGATACATCGAGGATGCATTGTTGAAAAGAATGAACAAGGCCATCGACCTCAAACAACATAAAGGGAAGGACAGGGGGTTCAGAATGGTTCTTTAA
- a CDS encoding relaxase/mobilization nuclease domain-containing protein, giving the protein MIGKITIGKDFYGVLAYNEKKVSEEVGYVIDSNIEQSTAVNMTQEFNLIRQLRPGLGNTVFHVSLNLPYTDQLNDKEFASLGCDYLMKMGFDNNQFIIYRHTDTKHEHIHIVANRVRYSGRITSDSNIKRRSREVLNDLERKYGLTQISTKASAKKPLTQKEIEKTLRTGNLPIKLILQKRIATVISAATDTTEFITLLKAQNILPKFNVSQNTGRVSGISFKYEGVIYKGSSLGKKYSWNSIVKQIDYGQDRDHTVILSANGKERGTDRAGEGNHGTAITSVPRSEGVAKGTENSAQQSKGHVGKIEGNGMTGRLANETDWTPFKLELKDDINKKKSKRTKKKKGLGL; this is encoded by the coding sequence ATGATAGGTAAGATAACCATAGGGAAAGACTTCTACGGAGTTCTGGCCTACAATGAAAAAAAGGTAAGTGAAGAGGTCGGATATGTCATTGATTCCAATATCGAACAATCCACAGCGGTGAATATGACACAGGAATTCAATTTGATCAGGCAATTGCGTCCGGGACTTGGGAATACGGTCTTCCATGTTTCCTTGAACCTGCCATACACGGATCAATTGAACGATAAGGAGTTTGCTTCATTGGGATGCGACTATCTGATGAAAATGGGTTTTGATAACAACCAGTTCATCATATACCGGCATACGGACACAAAACACGAACATATCCATATCGTGGCCAATAGGGTCAGGTATTCGGGTAGGATAACAAGTGACAGCAACATTAAAAGAAGGAGCCGGGAAGTGCTCAATGATCTGGAGAGGAAATATGGACTGACCCAAATTTCGACAAAAGCCAGTGCCAAAAAACCGCTTACCCAAAAGGAAATCGAGAAAACCCTGAGAACGGGTAATCTGCCTATCAAACTGATACTCCAGAAGAGGATAGCTACAGTAATTTCAGCAGCTACGGATACCACGGAATTCATCACATTGCTGAAAGCGCAAAATATCTTGCCAAAATTCAATGTCAGCCAGAATACGGGCCGAGTGTCGGGAATATCGTTCAAATATGAGGGTGTCATTTATAAAGGAAGCTCTCTGGGCAAAAAATATTCATGGAACAGTATCGTAAAACAAATCGATTATGGGCAAGACAGAGACCATACAGTTATACTATCGGCTAATGGAAAAGAACGGGGAACTGATAGAGCTGGCGAAGGAAACCATGGAACGGCAATCACATCTGTGCCAAGAAGTGAGGGAGTTGCAAAAGGCACTGAAAATTCTGCTCAACAATCAAAAGGTCATGTGGGAAAAATTGAGGGAAATGGAATGACCGGGCGTTTGGCAAATGAAACGGATTGGACTCCTTTCAAACTGGAACTCAAAGATGATATTAATAAGAAAAAGTCCAAAAGAACAAAGAAAAAGAAAGGGCTGGGCCTGTAG
- a CDS encoding plasmid mobilization protein: MARPKKDISKQRAVVIAFRVSQSEYVIIGNNAETIGLSVAEYIRRKCTGRSLPNKKVDPLDRKLFVELSRVGNNLNQLARVSNSGIRDPFNIHKQLEEVKMLLQQLKSNITNNDR, from the coding sequence ATGGCAAGACCTAAAAAGGACATATCAAAACAAAGGGCAGTAGTTATCGCCTTTAGAGTTTCGCAAAGCGAATACGTGATCATCGGCAACAACGCGGAGACCATTGGGCTGTCCGTTGCCGAATATATCCGAAGAAAGTGTACGGGAAGATCCTTGCCGAATAAAAAGGTTGATCCGTTGGACCGGAAACTTTTTGTCGAGCTGAGTAGGGTGGGAAACAACCTGAACCAACTTGCCAGGGTCTCGAACTCAGGTATCCGTGACCCGTTCAATATTCATAAACAATTGGAGGAGGTAAAAATGTTGTTGCAACAGCTCAAATCAAACATCACCAATAATGATAGGTAA
- a CDS encoding IS3 family transposase, with protein MKETMPKTSVGTLCGLFGKTRQAYYKFLRYEYRTLAEKQLVLEMVQNERAILPGVGVRKLHSIIFGPSCPQQVSMGMDALFALLRENSMLLRRSRGRARTTNSHHSFRRYPNLAREMTVDAPHQLWVSDITYIDTMEGFMYLSLVTDAYSRKIIGWDISPKLTASGAIGALNMAISQLPHGTGPKPVHHSDRGIQYCCDRYISILKGAGIGISMTEKVDPLENAIAERVNGILKTEWLKNNRPRLKVEAIDMFGDIVSSYNGRRPHLSLNMQTPDSAHMSHGPIPRAWKNYWKERHKYDQGTNPCMITKGTLGVNLT; from the coding sequence ATGAAAGAGACCATGCCCAAAACAAGTGTTGGGACGCTGTGCGGACTGTTTGGCAAAACGAGACAGGCCTATTATAAGTTTTTGAGATACGAGTACAGGACACTTGCCGAAAAGCAGTTGGTGCTCGAGATGGTTCAGAATGAACGCGCCATACTTCCCGGCGTGGGCGTGCGCAAGCTCCACAGCATCATCTTCGGGCCATCCTGCCCACAACAGGTTTCAATGGGCATGGATGCGCTCTTCGCCCTCCTGCGGGAAAACTCGATGCTGCTGCGACGCTCCAGAGGCAGGGCAAGGACCACCAATTCACACCATTCGTTTCGGCGGTACCCCAACCTGGCAAGGGAGATGACGGTCGATGCCCCACACCAGCTCTGGGTCAGTGACATAACCTATATCGACACGATGGAGGGATTCATGTACCTTTCGCTCGTCACGGACGCATATTCCAGGAAGATAATAGGATGGGACATATCCCCAAAACTAACGGCCTCCGGTGCGATCGGCGCCCTGAACATGGCCATATCACAGTTGCCGCATGGGACCGGTCCCAAACCGGTGCACCATTCGGACAGGGGCATCCAGTACTGCTGCGACAGGTACATAAGCATCCTTAAGGGTGCCGGCATCGGGATCAGTATGACAGAAAAGGTGGATCCCTTGGAAAATGCAATAGCCGAAAGGGTGAACGGCATACTGAAGACCGAATGGCTCAAGAACAATAGACCAAGGCTCAAAGTGGAGGCAATAGATATGTTCGGGGACATCGTCTCCTCTTACAATGGCCGTAGGCCCCATCTAAGTCTCAATATGCAGACCCCCGATTCGGCCCACATGTCCCACGGACCGATACCAAGGGCATGGAAAAATTATTGGAAGGAAAGACATAAATATGATCAGGGAACAAACCCCTGCATGATAACAAAGGGAACCTTGGGTGTAAACCTGACCTAA
- a CDS encoding helix-turn-helix domain-containing protein produces the protein MKSVNSYSDDFKRKVASHYLGSDLSMAATAKLYGLKTPSSVQQWVKRFCPDQALPNDGTTKEPASTVLPDSPEGMLARIRELESDLASEKLKNLAANKMIDIAERDLKINIRKSLVPNSPRNERDHAQNKCWDAVRTVWQNETGLL, from the coding sequence ATGAAAAGTGTAAACTCCTATTCGGACGATTTTAAACGAAAGGTTGCCTCCCACTATCTGGGATCGGATCTCAGCATGGCGGCAACGGCAAAACTGTATGGTCTCAAAACACCTTCATCCGTGCAACAATGGGTGAAAAGGTTCTGTCCGGACCAGGCCCTGCCGAACGACGGTACCACCAAGGAACCGGCCTCAACTGTCCTACCGGACTCCCCGGAGGGGATGCTGGCCAGGATCAGGGAACTTGAGTCCGATCTGGCAAGCGAGAAGCTCAAAAATCTGGCCGCCAACAAAATGATAGACATTGCGGAAAGGGACCTTAAGATCAACATCAGAAAAAGTCTGGTGCCAAACAGTCCAAGAAATGAAAGAGACCATGCCCAAAACAAGTGTTGGGACGCTGTGCGGACTGTTTGGCAAAACGAGACAGGCCTATTATAA
- a CDS encoding ABC transporter permease, with the protein MKTIFSIVKNELRQRVFSWVTLVFFLMLAFQMIWYTKGSFDFFSNEGVLMNASSILYRNYAAMGMLMIIIIAIATGGVLYKEIRYKSAEWTYALPINEKQFFIGRFLAAFLYLVILSTGMIVGHLLVPFSGIGEAGRFGPVQWGPLFHGWIMFTVPNLFFYVSVVFFAIVFTRRMTTSYLAVFLVVILFLIAQTSYETGGGDNLMAYILADSGGYVAAQHYTELLSPTQKNTELFKLTGYVLKNRLLWMGLAMVFAIAAYLRFSFKYVIQAGTDKSKKIKEGKKVSFSTASIKLPEVVKQYKVPNFLTKLWSLSKLEFLNIVRPTSFKIILGIILLMVFLQNVTWNAAYYIGNEYPISSNMTYFRLQWGVFITMLIMIWAGELFFKDKTVNIWQITDSLPVPVWVTQLSRLAAIIGLSFILSVSFIVVSVFTQVLLGGASYIDLGQFAEDLLLYRWAFLNFVLWASLVFFVGALTSHRIFTHLLCVAIFIFLIVSFDMGIIEDLRLGYGFTPGVEDYSEMSGYGIFQESANWFFLLWLALAITLVMTGVWLWKRGSDKKWKNRLSLKNMQLSMVSKGVMVLFFGAFLFLMSFITKNVYDNGNFIPDAEEERLDA; encoded by the coding sequence ATGAAAACAATATTTTCCATAGTAAAAAACGAGCTAAGACAGCGTGTATTTAGTTGGGTTACCCTTGTTTTCTTTCTCATGCTTGCCTTTCAGATGATATGGTATACCAAGGGATCGTTTGATTTCTTTTCCAACGAAGGGGTGCTTATGAACGCTTCGAGCATTTTGTATAGAAACTATGCGGCCATGGGTATGCTTATGATCATCATCATTGCCATAGCTACCGGAGGTGTGCTTTACAAAGAGATCAGGTATAAATCCGCGGAGTGGACCTATGCACTGCCCATCAATGAAAAACAATTTTTTATAGGCCGCTTTTTGGCCGCTTTCCTATACCTTGTCATTCTAAGTACGGGTATGATTGTTGGGCATTTGTTGGTGCCGTTTTCCGGCATTGGCGAGGCTGGTCGTTTTGGTCCGGTTCAATGGGGCCCTTTGTTTCACGGTTGGATCATGTTTACCGTACCCAACCTCTTTTTTTATGTATCCGTTGTATTTTTTGCCATTGTGTTTACCCGTAGAATGACCACAAGTTATTTGGCCGTATTCTTGGTGGTCATTCTATTTTTAATCGCCCAAACTTCCTACGAAACCGGGGGTGGGGATAATCTAATGGCTTACATCTTGGCGGATTCGGGAGGCTATGTAGCGGCACAGCACTATACCGAACTGTTGAGTCCCACACAAAAAAATACCGAACTGTTCAAACTGACCGGCTATGTTTTAAAGAACCGATTGCTTTGGATGGGACTTGCCATGGTGTTTGCCATAGCGGCATATCTACGCTTCTCTTTCAAGTACGTCATACAGGCCGGTACCGATAAATCCAAAAAAATCAAAGAAGGCAAGAAAGTGTCATTTTCTACGGCATCCATAAAATTGCCAGAGGTCGTGAAACAATACAAAGTACCTAATTTTCTCACTAAACTATGGTCACTCTCAAAATTGGAGTTCCTGAACATTGTTCGCCCTACTTCCTTCAAAATAATCCTCGGTATTATCTTATTGATGGTGTTTTTGCAAAATGTTACTTGGAATGCGGCTTATTATATTGGTAATGAATATCCCATCAGTAGCAATATGACCTATTTTAGGTTGCAATGGGGCGTTTTTATAACCATGTTGATCATGATTTGGGCCGGCGAGTTGTTTTTTAAGGACAAGACGGTCAATATTTGGCAAATAACAGATTCGTTGCCCGTTCCTGTCTGGGTTACCCAACTTTCCAGATTGGCAGCGATTATTGGACTGTCTTTTATATTAAGTGTGAGCTTTATTGTAGTATCCGTGTTTACCCAAGTGTTGTTGGGTGGAGCTTCTTATATAGATTTAGGACAATTTGCAGAGGACCTTTTGCTCTATCGTTGGGCCTTTTTGAACTTTGTACTTTGGGCGTCTTTGGTGTTTTTTGTGGGAGCTTTGACCAGCCATCGAATTTTCACACACCTTCTTTGTGTGGCCATTTTCATCTTCTTGATTGTTTCCTTTGATATGGGCATCATTGAAGATTTAAGGCTAGGATATGGTTTTACTCCTGGAGTTGAAGATTATTCGGAAATGAGCGGTTATGGTATATTTCAAGAATCGGCCAATTGGTTCTTCCTATTGTGGTTGGCTTTGGCCATTACCTTGGTCATGACCGGTGTTTGGCTATGGAAGCGGGGCTCGGATAAAAAATGGAAAAACAGACTTTCGTTGAAGAATATGCAACTTAGCATGGTTTCCAAAGGTGTGATGGTGTTGTTTTTTGGGGCATTCTTGTTTTTGATGTCGTTCATCACCAAAAATGTGTATGATAATGGCAACTTTATCCCAGATGCCGAAGAGGAACGATTGGATGCCTAG